AAACAGATACCCGAGTTTAACGGTGCTGGTTTTAAACGGAGTTTTGTCGTTCCCCCCCGAAACATCCCCACACCTGTGCACTCGACCTCTTGCTGGATTGTCTTTTGTGCACTATCCACGAACTACTTTCCCTTGCTCGCTGCTGAATATTTCTTATTCAAATTATCAATTACCTGACTGGTAATATCGACTTCATTGGAATGGTACAAGACTGTTTTTATTCCGACTTTAAACTGCAATTCACTAATTCCTCCGCTCTGGAGTTCCGGTTCTTCTTTTTTGATAATGAGATCATATTGTCCACGCTTGCCTATATCTTCTACTTCCTTACAAACTTCCGTATAAAGGCTTTCAAAATAATCTTTGTATTTTTTCATGAGACTCTTTTCTGCAAACTTTGCGTACGATTCCAATTCCATATTCTTTTTTTCAAAGGCCTCTTCGTCTCTTTTTCTAACCTCACTTCCTAAATCCAACAATTGTATCTTCTCACTCAAACTCACCAGCTCTTTCTTTTTATCATTGACAATCTTCTGGTATTGCTTTTCCTGCTCTTTGAGCTGGGTATCATACAATTTCCTTTTTTCATACTTCTCAAATACTGTATTCAGATCAACGACTCCCACTTTTAAACCTTTTGAAGGAGAACTGACTGAGCCAGGTTCTTTTGCTTGTATGCTATTCAACGAAAAAAGGTACAAACACACAACACTTGCCACAGCAAAAAGAATCTTTATCTTTTTGCCATTCTTCTTTACTGGTTTTTCTGATTCCATAATTAAAAGCTACTGCCTCCTCCGAAATTAAATGAAAACGACTGGGTTTCATCCCCATCCTCTTTTATAACAGGAATAGCGTAATCAAGTGAAATGGTAGAACGACCAAGAAAAGGAATACTCAATCTTAGTCCAAGACCTGTAGATAACCTGAAGTGATCAAAACTGATATCACTGATTGCCTCATCGGCCTTTCCACTATCAACAAAAACTGCCGCTCGAATAATATCTCTATATATAGGTACAAGATATTCGGCATTCAACAAAAGCAATATATCCCCACCAATCTGATCGCCGGTTTTTCTATCGATTGGAGAAACACCCCTATACTCAAACCCTCTGATAGAACCATAACCGCCAGCAAAAAATCTCTCAAATATAGGAACTTCTGACCCGGATGTTGATTCTACAACTCCAAAAGAGCCACCATAGGCAATAACGTGTTTTCCCCATTTGGGAATTTCAAAGAGCGTATTGTATTTTGTTGTCTGAAATTTATATTTAACGATATCCACGTCCAGCCCGGCAACTTCAACTGAAGATTCACCTTCATATCCTCTCGCAGGCATAAATATATTATCAATTCTGATTATATTTGCAGATAACGTAACGCCAGCTTTCAAATGGCTCCCTTCAACATCCAATACGTCTTGCGGAGAATCTTCCTTATCATCCCTTCTATCAATATCTATAATATCAAATTCCGGACTCAATCTCACAAAAAAATCTCTCTGTATTTCTCTTCCTGCGGAAACCCTCGATCCTATAATCTGCTGCTGATATTCACGATACCATCTGAGATAGTCAAACAAACTTATTCCTGCGCTATAAGGAGAGTCGAATACGGAAGGATTAGTCAAAGATGCCATAATTTCTGTCCTGAAAAACCCAGGACTAAACCGCAAAGTCAATATCTCACCAGCACCCCGGAAGGCGTTACCCTGTAAAAAATCGTTCAGGCTTTTCGGCAAATCAGTAACATCAAAATTCCTGTCTGTATATGAAACATCACCGAATGCCCCAACATTTGCTCCGTAACCTCCACCAAACCGCAACATTCCCGTCCTTCCTTCTTTCACCTCAACCAGAATATTTTGTTTATTTGGCTCAGAACCTTGTTCAAAATTAATCCCGGCCGGCATACCTGATTCCATATCAAAATATCCTGTATTGGCCAAACGTCTCTGGCTATCACGGATCTTCTCTGTATCTAACTTTTCACCGGGATAAAAGGTCAACTGTCGCCGAATAACATTATCTCTCGTCTTATCATTTCCAGTTATTTTGATCTTTTCAATATAATGCCTATCTTTTTCATCTATCGCGAAAGAAACGTTTACCTTTGCACCTTCAGAACTAAAGGTATGTTTCTCCTTCACAACGGTTGTAATGTACCCTTGTTCCCCATATATTAAGCGGAGCTGATAAGTGTCTTTTTCAACAGCGTCCAAATAGAACGGGCCGCCGTCTTTCAATTTCAACTTTTCTTTTAATTCATCTTCCGTAAACAGGGCGGCGCCATTTATCTGCAAGCTTTCCACGTAGTACCTTTCACCTTCTTTTATATGAATCGTAAGGTACATCTTACTATTATCATCACCGTATGTTATTTCCCAACCGACATCTACATCCAACCATCCATTGTTCATATAGAATTCTTTTATTTTGTCAATATCGGACCGGAACTTCCTTTGGTCAAACCGGCCAGGAAAGATAAAAGTTGGAAAATGCTTTTGCCTGGTTTCCATCTGTTTCAGGAGTTTTCTTCGCGTAAAACCAGTATTTCCCCTAAATGCTATCTTCGCTATGCGTATCTTAGGCCCCTCTTCAATATTGAAAATCACCACCATTTTCCCATCAACGAGTTTACTTTCGGCATGTACCTGCACTCGATAGAAACATTTCTTAAGGTAAAGTTCTTTTATTTTGTCTTCATCAAATTTCAGAAGATACGGCTTTAAATAATCTCCCTGCTTTATCTCAATTTGCTTCTTCAGTTTCTTTGTCTTAATCCGCGTATTGCCCTGAAACTGTATTTCGTCAATAACAGCCCGTTCAGTTACAAGAAATATCAGCTTTAACCCTGCCGGTATCTCCTCAAGCACCACTTCAATGTTGTCAAAGAACCCTAGCGACCAAATCGCATCTACATCCTGACTTACCAGCTGTGGGTCATAAGGATCACCCTCTTTTACCCGGATACTACTTTTTATTGCGGCAGTGCTGATCCGTTGATTTCCTTTGATTTCAATCTTTTTAATAATTCGAGTCGTCTTTTCTTGCGGTGCCGCACAAAGAACTCCCGCATACCCAAAACACAAGATTAGAACAAGCACTACGATTAAACTCGCAGCCTGCAATAAAACCTTGTGAAACTTCATTTGTTACCCACTGAGGCTAAATTCTCAAAACGCATGAACTGTGAAAGAAATGCCAATTTTATCACGCCTATGGGTCCATTACGCTGTTTGGCAATAATGAGTTCTGCCGTGCCGTCCTTTTTCTCAGGATCGTAATAATCCTCCCTGTGCAAAAGGATAACAACATCTGCATCTTGCTCAATTGACCCCGACTCGCGCAAGTCAGACATCCTAGGCCTATGGCCCTCTCGCGATTCTACAGATCTGTTTAACTGAGATACGACAATTACCGGAATTGACAATTCCCTGGCAAGCGATTTTAAACCACGGGATATTATGGAAATTTCTTGTTGCCGATTTTCTGCGCGAGAGGATTCCATCAACTGTAAATAGTCTACTGCAACTAATTGAACATTATACTGAGCTTTCAATCTCCTTGCCTTTGCACGTAATTCCAATACGGTAAGACCCGGCGTATCGTCGATAAAAATTGGCGATTCGGAAAGCGATCCCAATCCATACGAAAGATTACTCCATTGCTTGTCCTCTAAAAAACCCTTTCTCAACTTGTGAGCATCTATCCGTGCATGGGAACAAAGCATATTTTGTGCTACCTGCTGCGCTGACATTTCCAGGGAAAACAGTACTGCAGGTTTCTTGTCCACTACCCCCACGTGTTCGATTATATTCAGAGCAAGACTTGTCTTGCCCATACTTGGTCTTGCTGCAACAATAATGAGTTCCGATGCCTGCAGGCCGCACGTAAGGTCATCCAGATCATAGAAACCGGTCGATAATCCTGTTAATCTGTTTTGTCTGTCATGGAGATTTTCAATGCGGCTAAATGTTTCTTTAAGGATTTCGTTTAGTTTTGTGGATGCGGTATTAAACTTCTTCTGGGTGATATCAAAGATAGCCCTTTCTGAGTTATCAAGCAGGTGTCCGGTATCGCAAGCCTCATCAAAGGCCTGTTTTTGGATAGTTGCTGCAACTTCGATGAGATTCCTTTTAATGGCTTTTTCACGTACGATATTCGCATAAAATTCCACATTTCCTATTGTGGGGACGGTCTCCTCCAGCTCCATTAAATATTCTACACCACCGACCTTCTCCAGCAATGAACGTTTTTTCAGTTCTTCCCTGAGAACGACGAGATCAACCGTTTGCCCCTTATCATAAGCCTCCACTATTGTCTGATATAATTCCTGGTGGGCTGTTTTATAAAAGCTATTCTTATTCAATATTGGTATAACCAGGCTAATGACCTCATTATCCAGCAGCATCGCACCCAGAACACTCATCTCGGCCTCGATGCTCTGAGGTAACGTGCGTTCAAGTATCGACTCAACAACCATTGTCACTTCCTTCAAAGGAAACTATGCCTGTTCTGGCTGACCTACATCCTCTTTTACCACTGTCACTTTACACTTCGTCTGCAACTCCAGATTCAGAGCAATAGTGACATCGAACACTCCACAGTCTTTTATTGGGCTATCCAGTCTTATCATTTCCTCGCCCACCGGGTATCCTTCTTTTGCTAACGCATCCGCAATCTGAGCAGCCGTAACGGAGCCAAAAAGTCTTCCTTCTTCATTTGCCTTTGCTGAAATCGTACAAGAGGCAGCAGAAATTTCCTCCAATACCCCCTGCAGCCGCACTCTTTCTTCCTTTAGCTGCAATGCCATCTTTATTTTTTCTTTTTCTATCTGCTTGAGATTGGCAGGAGAAACCGTAGTCGCCAACCCTTTTGGCAACAAATAATTCCTTGCATAACCTTCCTTCACCTTTACCACATCACCAATCATGCCAAGCTTATCTACATTTTTTTTCAATAACAATTCCATTATCGTCTCCTCCTAAGTCACATATGGAAGCAATGCCATAAATCTCGCCCTTTTAATAGAAGTCTTCACAGAATGCTGATGATGAGCACAATTCCCGGAACGCTTTCTCGAAAAAAGTTTTCCCTGCGTTGTTGTAAGTTTTTGTAAATTTTGCGTGTCTTTATAATCTACCTCTTCGATTCCCATCCTGCAAAATCGGCATTTGCTTGTTTTATTAAATCTTTTTTTACTCATAGTTCTCTATCCTATCTGAAAATTTTACAAAACAATTCTAAAACGGTATTTCTTCACTATTAATATCAAGATTAATATCTTCAGGCATTCCCTCCGGTGATTTGCCTTCTTTCGATGAGGCACTTACACCTATATCAGGACGTTTGGCCATGCCTCCGATAAATTGGAAATTATCCGCAACGACACGAAGCGTACTCCGCTTTTGCCCGTCTTTAGTTTCCCATTGATTAAACTGCAAACGACCCTCAATGAAAATCGGATTTCCCTTACTGAAATACTCACCAACAACCTCCGCTCTGCGCCCGAAGATATTGATTTCGACATAACATACTTCTTCCTTTTGTTCTCCAGTTTTGGCAGTCCACGCCCTGCTGATCGCAATTCCAAAACTTGCAACCGCCAATCCCGCAGGGGTATATCTCAGTTCCGGGTCCCGAGTGAGATTTCCCATGAGAAATACTTTATTA
The Candidatus Brocadia sp. DNA segment above includes these coding regions:
- a CDS encoding OmpH family outer membrane protein gives rise to the protein MESEKPVKKNGKKIKILFAVASVVCLYLFSLNSIQAKEPGSVSSPSKGLKVGVVDLNTVFEKYEKRKLYDTQLKEQEKQYQKIVNDKKKELVSLSEKIQLLDLGSEVRKRDEEAFEKKNMELESYAKFAEKSLMKKYKDYFESLYTEVCKEVEDIGKRGQYDLIIKKEEPELQSGGISELQFKVGIKTVLYHSNEVDITSQVIDNLNKKYSAASKGK
- the bamA gene encoding outer membrane protein assembly factor BamA; translation: MKFHKVLLQAASLIVVLVLILCFGYAGVLCAAPQEKTTRIIKKIEIKGNQRISTAAIKSSIRVKEGDPYDPQLVSQDVDAIWSLGFFDNIEVVLEEIPAGLKLIFLVTERAVIDEIQFQGNTRIKTKKLKKQIEIKQGDYLKPYLLKFDEDKIKELYLKKCFYRVQVHAESKLVDGKMVVIFNIEEGPKIRIAKIAFRGNTGFTRRKLLKQMETRQKHFPTFIFPGRFDQRKFRSDIDKIKEFYMNNGWLDVDVGWEITYGDDNSKMYLTIHIKEGERYYVESLQINGAALFTEDELKEKLKLKDGGPFYLDAVEKDTYQLRLIYGEQGYITTVVKEKHTFSSEGAKVNVSFAIDEKDRHYIEKIKITGNDKTRDNVIRRQLTFYPGEKLDTEKIRDSQRRLANTGYFDMESGMPAGINFEQGSEPNKQNILVEVKEGRTGMLRFGGGYGANVGAFGDVSYTDRNFDVTDLPKSLNDFLQGNAFRGAGEILTLRFSPGFFRTEIMASLTNPSVFDSPYSAGISLFDYLRWYREYQQQIIGSRVSAGREIQRDFFVRLSPEFDIIDIDRRDDKEDSPQDVLDVEGSHLKAGVTLSANIIRIDNIFMPARGYEGESSVEVAGLDVDIVKYKFQTTKYNTLFEIPKWGKHVIAYGGSFGVVESTSGSEVPIFERFFAGGYGSIRGFEYRGVSPIDRKTGDQIGGDILLLLNAEYLVPIYRDIIRAAVFVDSGKADEAISDISFDHFRLSTGLGLRLSIPFLGRSTISLDYAIPVIKEDGDETQSFSFNFGGGSSF
- the dnaB gene encoding replicative DNA helicase codes for the protein MVVESILERTLPQSIEAEMSVLGAMLLDNEVISLVIPILNKNSFYKTAHQELYQTIVEAYDKGQTVDLVVLREELKKRSLLEKVGGVEYLMELEETVPTIGNVEFYANIVREKAIKRNLIEVAATIQKQAFDEACDTGHLLDNSERAIFDITQKKFNTASTKLNEILKETFSRIENLHDRQNRLTGLSTGFYDLDDLTCGLQASELIIVAARPSMGKTSLALNIIEHVGVVDKKPAVLFSLEMSAQQVAQNMLCSHARIDAHKLRKGFLEDKQWSNLSYGLGSLSESPIFIDDTPGLTVLELRAKARRLKAQYNVQLVAVDYLQLMESSRAENRQQEISIISRGLKSLARELSIPVIVVSQLNRSVESREGHRPRMSDLRESGSIEQDADVVILLHREDYYDPEKKDGTAELIIAKQRNGPIGVIKLAFLSQFMRFENLASVGNK
- a CDS encoding 50S ribosomal protein L9, whose product is MELLLKKNVDKLGMIGDVVKVKEGYARNYLLPKGLATTVSPANLKQIEKEKIKMALQLKEERVRLQGVLEEISAASCTISAKANEEGRLFGSVTAAQIADALAKEGYPVGEEMIRLDSPIKDCGVFDVTIALNLELQTKCKVTVVKEDVGQPEQA
- the rpsR gene encoding 30S ribosomal protein S18; the protein is MSKKRFNKTSKCRFCRMGIEEVDYKDTQNLQKLTTTQGKLFSRKRSGNCAHHQHSVKTSIKRARFMALLPYVT
- a CDS encoding single-stranded DNA-binding protein, with amino-acid sequence MASLNKVFLMGNLTRDPELRYTPAGLAVASFGIAISRAWTAKTGEQKEEVCYVEINIFGRRAEVVGEYFSKGNPIFIEGRLQFNQWETKDGQKRSTLRVVADNFQFIGGMAKRPDIGVSASSKEGKSPEGMPEDINLDINSEEIPF